Genomic DNA from Lactuca sativa cultivar Salinas chromosome 8, Lsat_Salinas_v11, whole genome shotgun sequence:
ATATAAGATAAAGTATATTTTTTAATGAAAGAAGTACAAGTGGTTACTGCATAGGTGGTGTGAATTCTATGATTCAGACTCTGGACAAAGGAGATttctttgtttatatatatatatacacatcacACACATGTATCATTCTCCATCTCCCAGTGAGAAATTTTCATGTGCATTTTGGAGTCTGAATGATGCAATACCTAGCTGTTACTCGATCATCACCGTCGATTCACCGCTTCTCTCCGCCGTTGCACGCTGAAGGCGCCACCGGTTCCGCTAAAAGCAGAACTAATCGCACTTCGGTTTCGTTCGGCATTCGTAGTCCAGTAAGATGTGTTCTTCAGTCGCCGTCTCTAGGTAATCTATTTGTTGCGCGCATTGAAGAAATAGCATTGTGTTTTTGCTTAATAGTAGTTGTTTTGAATCTGAAATGTATTTTGGATTGACTCGTTTTTGGTTGATTGGTTTTGAATttgtttgattttggaaggggGAAAGAAGCATTAGTAACCAACAGATTTTTAATTTCCGTCAATGTACACAAGTTTCTGTAATCAGAATGTGAGATTTTGTTCTGTTTTATTTATGCTAATTTGATACTGAACGATTCTCCTCTAGTTGCGGATGAGGCAGAGTTCGTTGAAGCTTCAAAGAGAGGTAATTTGGTGCCGCTTCACAGATGCATATTCGCTGATCATTTGACGCCAGTTCTCGCTTACCGCTGTCTGATTAATGAAGATGATAGGGAGGCTCCTAGCTTTCTTTTTGAGTCAGTGGAGCCTGGTTTTAGATCTTCACAAGTTGTAAGATCATGTTTACTAATCTCTCTTATTCTTTTCACGAACTCCTAGAAAGGAAAAAACAAACAATAATCAATGTTCAGCTTCAAAATTCATTGTTAGTTCCATCTACTTTATCATTTGTACACTGCTGAAATGAACTAGAAGGTGATGATTTTCTGATATCGTCATCTTAATTTGCTAGGGTCGATACAGTGTGGTTGGATCTGAGCCATCGATTGAAATCATCGCTAAAGAAAATAACGTCACCATCGTGGATCATGAGAAAGGGAGTTTGATAGAGAAAGTCGTTGACGATCCTATGGAAATTCCAAAAAGTCTCTCCGATGGTTGGAAGCCTCAACTTCTTGATGGACTTCCTGATACATTTTGTGGTATGTTTAATGGAAAGTTATATGATTGATAATTGCCCATTTTTTCTTTGTGATAAGCATTAGTTCACCCCCACCAGACTGGTCCAGACATCACTGACTATAGTTACTATAGTTCTTAAATGTTGCCATTTGTCAGAATGACCTCATGTCAATATAAACAGTATGCTTTTATCATGATGCAGTGGGGGTGGTTGAAAGAAATATTGGGCACATAACATCAAACCTTTGTTTCTTAATTGAATTCTCCTTTCTTGTTTGGGATATGTCCCCTATTTTGGGTATGTGTCTTATTGACCTCACAATTTGAAATTCTAATCATCAAAACAGGTGGGTGGGTTGGTTATTTCTCATATGACACAGTTCGCTATGTAGAAAAGAAAAAACTCTTGTTTATAAATGCACCACAAGATGACAGGAATCTAGCAGACATTCATCTTGGACTATATGAAGACGTCATTGTGTTCGACCACGTGCAGAAGGTATTCACAGTTTCACATCATATTTCAAAACAAAATAAGTCTTAAAATGAcgagtttttatttttatataatgaTATGTAGAAAGCATATATAATTCACTGGGTGAGGATTGATCAGTATTCATCTATTGAAGAAGCATATAAAGATGGAATTAAACGATTGGAGAAACTGTTGTCTAAAGTACACGATGTGGATCCGTAAGTATATTctgatgttttttctttttatattctAACATTAGTTTTCTTACTTAGCTTTTTTTTAATTACAATTAGCCCAAAATTACTCCCGGGTTCAGTGGAATTAAGCACCCATCAATTTGGAACTCCCCTTGACCAGTCAAACATGACTAGTGAAGAATACAAGGCTGCAGTTCTTCAAGCAAAAGAACACATTCTTGCAGGTGATATTTTTCAGATTGTTTTAAGTCAACGCTTTGAAAGGCGGACATTTGCAGATCCCTTTGAGATTTATCGAGCTTTAAGAGTTGTGAATCCAAGTCCATACATGACTTATCTACAGGTTTATTCACTATTcaagaatttataaaaaaaatctacaTTTGTTTTTCTCATATGAATTCTTTTACCAATTTACTATACTTTCACAGGCTCGAGGGTGTATCTTGGTTGGTTCAAGTCCAGAAATTCTCACCCGTGTGAAAAACGTAATCCTTTTTTGGTTATTTATTTCCAagatttataattatttatattgtTGTGATAAATTTGACCAAAATGTTAATTTATGTGTTGACAGAAAGTGATTGTTAATCGACCTTTAGCTGGGACTTCAAGAAGAGGAAAGACtcctgatgaagatgaagaattggagaatgatttgttgaaagatgAAAAGCAATGTGCAGAACACATCATGTTGGTTGATTTGGGCAGGAATGATGTCGGAAAGGTTTGTGGATTCCGACGgaattggaattcaagattccattcTTTATACTCTTTCTTTTTTGTTCCTCATTGATTGCTAACTTGCACCTCCAAAGTAGGTTGCTAAATCCGGTTCAGTAAACGTAGAAAAGCTCATGACCGTTGAACGCTACTCCCATGTCATGCACATCAGTTCCACAGTAAGACGCGGGCCCCACCATCATTTTCCATtaccatataatcatttataacccaattaaaaaaaaaaaaaaacacataacaAATCTTTTtcatttcactttttttttttttaaaaaaaaggtgACAGGCGAGCTACTGGATCATCTGACTTGCTGGGACGCCCTTCGAGCAGCACTTCCCGTAGGCACAGTCAGTGGTGCCCCAAAGGTTCCTTTTTCACTTTCACACAATTTTCTTCACTCCaaaaaattcaagatttaaaaaaaataaataaataaaaaaacaggtGAAGGCGATGGAACTGATAGATAAGTTGGAAGTAACGAGACGTGGGCCCTACAGTGGAGGATTCGGTTGGATTTCTTTTAGTGGTGAAATGGACATGGCGCTTTCGTTAAGGACGATGGTGTTTCCAACTGGGTCCCGTTTTGACACAATGTATTTATATAAGGAGgatatgaagaagaagaagagaaagcaATGGGTGGCTTATATTCAAGCGGGTGCGGGTATTGTGGCGGATAGTGTTGCGGAGGATGAGCAGAACGAGTGTGAGAACAAAGCCGCTGGTTTGACTCGTGCTATTGATCTTGCTGAGTCAGCTTTCTGCAAATGAATTGTGTTTTTACTTTTTAAAGAATAGATAGAGGTAGGTGGTGGTGTTTTACTTATTTAGTGGATGTACAACACCATGAAATGGAAAATTCACTAGCTTTATATAATGCTGTTCACTACTTGCTATCGGCTTTACACTTTAAATTTTGTTGTGGGTTACTTTTTTGTGTGAATGACTGAATGGTTTTAATGACATGTCCGGGATGCAAGGAATGTGGGGGTCTAGAAATTGAGGATTTTAAGAAAAGTAATGGACAAAGGAATCGGCtaaagtatgtatatatatatatatatatatatatatatatatatatatatatatatatatatatatatatatatatatatatatatatatatatatatatatatatatatatatatataaagagagagagagaggtttaagctatttcttttttttttcaaattttactaATTTGACTGACACTCTGAAAATGGCATGTCATGCATTTTGTGTGATAAAAATGACGTGACAGTGAGATGAATGTCAAAGGGTTGATGTGAAGCGTTGTATGGCATGCACCGCTCCCTCAGACCTAAGGCAAAAAATGGAGAAAAATGTTGAAAATAATTTGACATGGTTATGTCACATTTCAGTCTTTGCATGACATGACCATGTTATAAAGTACATTGTCATGATCTTGAATGACATGGTCATGTCACTTTTTAGGCAACACAACCATGTCAATTATTTTTCATCCATGTTTGTtagtttttaaatgttatttataTTAGGGGTCAATGAGTTTCTAAATTTAAGGCATCGAACCTTTTCCACCAAGAACAAATCTCTAACATAGAAACTTCGAAGTAAACtgtattttattttctttaatttttatcGTTCAAGCTTTGATAGTATAGGTCATGTAGTCATGTGAGGTTAAATCTCAACAATTCCAACATTTGAATTTatcttttgaattttgatatatgtgaAGTAATTATGATAGATCTTGTTGAATGCTTTGTTTGTTCCAAATTTCATTCAGAAACTTGTTAatatttttattgaaaattgaTCACTTTGTTAATTTCAAATAAGGGTCATCAAGATTTACAAGcctaatattattttattcttgaTAATAATAGGAACAAGGTAATGGTATTGTTTTTGTAAAATATATAAATTCCATTATATTATATCATATAATATAGTTTAAGCACTTCGAACAATAGTGTTGATTGTAGTTGCCACTTCTATCATTATCATAGCAGCATGCACATTAAGTTCAAAACTGCTAGAACTTAAAGTAGCATGTTAGGTTTAATCACCGAAATGCATTTTGTTAGATTATATAAATACAATGGATGTTAGAACGTCTAGATAACTCGTGTCAATACAAATCATTCTTTTAGGGATCGTTACACAATCATCAATAATCATAAGTTGGATCATGTTAGATATTTGATGTTTGATCAATCCCCGTATTGTTTTTATCTTATTTAAGTATCAAGGACACATACACTTCTAACATGTTTGGCATAAATTGTTAATTTGTATCCCTAACGACACCAACCCTACTTCCATTTATAGGAGTCCTTTATATGCTTTAGTATGTTCATCTTTATCATTATTTTGATTACATTACCTTGTTAGGTTCATACCCAACAATTATGAGACATGATTGATTGAAAAAATACCTTTATTATCAGGAGCTTGTTAATTTACAAGTctcttttttttaaaaactttggtTGAAAAAGCCTCCAATTGTGGGTGTTCTTACCTATAAAttgtaggggtgttcgtttggatggatcggttcgtTCAGATCCAATCAAgggaatccaaattgatttcggttttcaaaacatgtatccGAATATCgaaagaaaatgcatattaatgttttttattaggCGACATTTTTTGAACccatttgaaaaaataaatgtcGACCGAAACATGGTCAACATTTGGTCATCGCAACGCAACAGTCAGTGGTGATTTCTTTCCATTTTGAGCATCAACTTTCATAAATTACCTTTCATAGGCATCTTACAGCCCTTAAAACCTAAATGGTTTGGATGGACataagaacacaagagttatttttattattttatgtgtACTTTAATGCTTAATTAACTTGTATATCATGACTTGTACGCTTTCAACATTCATTAGTTTGAACATGTGGTGGTTCCCACTTGAGGGAAGATAGAAGCATATCTTTTAAAGGGTTTTGAATGAAATCAAGATAGAAACATCACAACCACATGGTGTGATTCTTATAGGATAAGATTGCACTACATTATAATATGAGTGATGATGCAGAAAGAAAATCACTTTTGGCAAATTCTAACATGAAATGTACTCACGGAATGCAAAACATGCAGAAAAATGATGATATGACTAACAACTATCTGACTTGGTCAAGATTGAGCAAAGTATGAAAAGAATTGGGAATTCCAAACCATTTCACTTCACCTTATGTTTTTAACGGATCTATCATGCTCGCATAAATGCAACAAATTTGATTTTGGCAGAAACTAGTCAGGGAAACACTACAGGAAGCTAAAAAGAGTCAGAAGAGAACACTTCATTTGGCAACTGGAATGATGTTTTTGGCATTTTTCAAGTTGGTTGTCAGAAACAAAATTGTGAAGATTCTAATTCGATACACAAGTGATAGTATTAGACACGAATCATTGCAATTAGTGCAAATCTTCTACAGAAATTATCGTGGAATAATCATGGCCAACAAAAATGTATGATTTTGAGGAAGAAAACCTAAATTTTAACTTAACAAGCAAAACGAGAAGAACTCAGCAGATTCAAGATCTAAATTATTTAGAAAAAAGCATTGAAATCGTTAAATTTATAATTACCAAACTGGAGAGACAATAATTTGATTCATACTCAAACAAAGGAAGCATAAACATAAAGGATGAAAGAGCATCATACCTAATTTTACATGTAAATTTCAGAAAAGCAGTGATTTAATAAAATTATCTGTTGCTATCATAATCAACGATCTCGTTATCAGTAACAGACCTCGAGTGCTGAACAATTGAGCGTCCAATTGAATTGATCCAATCCTCCTTCTCCTTTTCAGAATCGGCGATGAAGTACATAGTATCGGATCGGGTAGATAGCTCGAAAGCGAACTGCTTGTTGAGGACATCTTCGGCTCCTTTGACTGTGAGGCAGGTGGCGACTGGCACGACGCCACGGGGACGTGATCCGCGGGTTACGATGCCCTCCTTGAACCAGAAGAGTTTGCCTTGTTTCAAAACGAACCAACGGCGGCGCCAGGTCTTGATGTACTCGCCTTGCTTGGTGAGCCAGCCGGTTCGCTCGGGGTTTGACCAGTACTCGACGCCGTCGTAATCATCGACGTTGGGTGGCGAATCGCCCATCACCGCTCGCCATAGGCTGGCCATCAAGAGATCGTGGTGGTGGTGTCTGGCGTCGGGTGAGTGTGATGATGAAAACAGAGTTTCGTGAGTcagatatataaatataaatataaattaaattaatatataCAATTACTAAAAGTCTccaaaaatcatatatgataaaaacaataaaataaagtatttcattttaatttaataatcaaGTTTGTTATAACTGATATAAAACTAATTATTAACAATAAATTATTTAACCCAGAAATAATAATACAAACAATGCCAAAACAATATTAATCTATACATACCTTTGTGTTTTTTTGCTTTTATAGTAACAAAATTATGATGTTACATgacaaaattccaagaaatagAAAATGATTTTAAGTGCTGTCATGCTATTACTTATATGTTAAGTAAGATGGCGAGTTGGATAATTTACTTGTATCAATCCACATGATTTTAATGTCACGATATTGTTTTAGtatatgaaaattttaaattaacaataaagtttaattcttgattttaTCTAAATATTAAAATGTGTAGAATACATATTTGTTTAAAACAGGTTTGATCTTGACCAAATGTGGGTCAATGGCACAGTCCCCTATCCAATAAATTTTAATTTActatgaaaaatatcaatttcaatttaTATTTTCGTACagagaaattaaatatatttctatttttgttattattttttctcttatatatgtgaaataatgacaaatgttttaaattgtcattaattttaaaaaaagtgACATTTGTCTTCATTTGATCAAATGAATAGAAGGATAAGTAGGAAAAAATATAGGATGATGTTTAATGTTGATTTAATCTTATCTTTGGTAATCAGAATAATTTCAATTTTATAAATTCTTAGTTCTTGATTTCTTATTACTCTCTTGATATGAAACTGCTCATTGAATGATTATCCTTATAATCTAATTTTCGTGATACCCAATCATCCATGCATAAGGTCAAAATGTCAAATTTGAAAAGTGATCACACGATCCTTCAAATAGATACATGAAACTTCTCGATTTTAGAAACGACCCTCTTTCTCTCAAACCCTAACAAATATCATAAACTTCagtgaaaataaataaatgagaaattaaatatcatcaTATATATTTCTTCATACATATCATCCTACACATCTTAAATAGTGACATGTGTCACAAAaagtatattaaaatattattattttcattaaacATGACACATAACATAATTTAAAATAGGTAGGAAATATGTAAGAA
This window encodes:
- the LOC111919728 gene encoding anthranilate synthase alpha subunit 1, chloroplastic, encoding MMQYLAVTRSSPSIHRFSPPLHAEGATGSAKSRTNRTSVSFGIRSPVRCVLQSPSLVADEAEFVEASKRGNLVPLHRCIFADHLTPVLAYRCLINEDDREAPSFLFESVEPGFRSSQVGRYSVVGSEPSIEIIAKENNVTIVDHEKGSLIEKVVDDPMEIPKSLSDGWKPQLLDGLPDTFCGGWVGYFSYDTVRYVEKKKLLFINAPQDDRNLADIHLGLYEDVIVFDHVQKKAYIIHWVRIDQYSSIEEAYKDGIKRLEKLLSKVHDVDPPKLLPGSVELSTHQFGTPLDQSNMTSEEYKAAVLQAKEHILAGDIFQIVLSQRFERRTFADPFEIYRALRVVNPSPYMTYLQARGCILVGSSPEILTRVKNKVIVNRPLAGTSRRGKTPDEDEELENDLLKDEKQCAEHIMLVDLGRNDVGKVAKSGSVNVEKLMTVERYSHVMHISSTVTGELLDHLTCWDALRAALPVGTVSGAPKVKAMELIDKLEVTRRGPYSGGFGWISFSGEMDMALSLRTMVFPTGSRFDTMYLYKEDMKKKKRKQWVAYIQAGAGIVADSVAEDEQNECENKAAGLTRAIDLAESAFCK
- the LOC111919729 gene encoding pleckstrin homology domain-containing protein 1, with product MASLWRAVMGDSPPNVDDYDGVEYWSNPERTGWLTKQGEYIKTWRRRWFVLKQGKLFWFKEGIVTRGSRPRGVVPVATCLTVKGAEDVLNKQFAFELSTRSDTMYFIADSEKEKEDWINSIGRSIVQHSRSVTDNEIVDYDSNR